The following proteins are co-located in the uncultured Draconibacterium sp. genome:
- the thrA gene encoding bifunctional aspartate kinase/homoserine dehydrogenase I — MKVLKFGGTSVGSAENIKRVKDIVLNQNDDVIVVVSALGGITDKILTAAHNAASGTGDFHTELKEIRTKHDDTLHELFNGSGSIKYIVGELLDELEQILTGITLVGELTAKTLDRIAGIGERISSHIVAQFIGAERKDSSAFIQTDSNFGKAAVNFEVTNKQIKQTFNDFKGVAVAPGFISKNSKGEFTTLGRGGSDFTAAIIAAALDVEILEIWTDVNGFMTADPRVIRKAYTIPELTYSEAMELSHFGAKVIYPPTILPVYQKGIPIQIKNTFEPENPGTKIVKGVKNGFDRPIKGISSISGITLVTIQGIGMVGVTGISMRLFSALAKVNVNVILISQASSENSISVAIDEQALDLAESAIREEFEKEIASGQVNKIEMERGVSVVAIVGENMKHTTGIAGKLFSTMGKSGVNIIAIAQGASELNISWVVKNEDLRKTLNTVHESFFLSENVEVNVFLMGIGTVGGNLLQQIEKQQERLLKEKHLRLKLTGIANSRKMLFNRDGIDILSYKDSLENAEKKSSLQGFVDEIKAMNIYNAVFVDCTASDAVATVYKEVLSSNVSIVTANKVAASSEYDNYAELKKIAKQKGVKFLFETNVGAGLPIINTLNDLVNSGDKILKIEAVLSGTLNYIFNTISADIPLSKTIQMAKEEGYSEPDPRVDLSGVDVARKILILARESGYKIEMDDIQINRFVPDELFEGTLDEFWSGVSVLDAAFEEKRKTLEAENKKWRFVATFENGKATTQLQEVDSTHPFFDLEGSNNLVMYTTERYHEFPMLIKGYGAGASVTAAGVFADIIKVSNI, encoded by the coding sequence ATGAAAGTGTTGAAGTTTGGTGGAACATCCGTAGGTTCTGCCGAAAACATTAAACGGGTAAAAGACATTGTTCTGAATCAGAACGATGATGTAATTGTTGTAGTTTCAGCCCTTGGTGGTATAACCGATAAAATTTTAACGGCAGCGCATAATGCTGCCTCTGGTACAGGAGACTTTCATACCGAACTTAAAGAAATTCGCACGAAACACGATGATACGCTTCACGAACTTTTTAATGGTTCGGGTTCGATAAAATACATTGTTGGCGAATTACTCGACGAATTGGAGCAAATTCTTACCGGAATTACGCTTGTGGGCGAGTTAACTGCAAAAACATTGGATCGGATTGCCGGAATTGGAGAGCGTATTTCGTCGCATATTGTTGCTCAATTTATTGGCGCCGAACGGAAAGATTCATCGGCTTTTATACAAACCGATAGCAACTTTGGTAAGGCTGCCGTAAATTTTGAGGTTACAAACAAGCAAATAAAACAAACGTTTAACGATTTTAAAGGTGTAGCAGTTGCACCCGGATTTATTTCAAAAAACAGCAAAGGCGAGTTTACAACACTTGGTCGCGGTGGCTCCGATTTTACAGCAGCTATAATTGCCGCAGCTTTGGATGTTGAGATTCTTGAGATATGGACTGATGTTAACGGATTTATGACAGCTGATCCGCGTGTCATACGAAAAGCATATACAATACCGGAATTGACCTATTCAGAGGCAATGGAACTTTCACATTTTGGTGCAAAAGTAATTTATCCGCCAACTATTCTGCCGGTTTATCAAAAAGGTATTCCCATTCAAATAAAAAATACCTTCGAACCAGAAAATCCGGGAACCAAAATTGTAAAAGGTGTAAAAAACGGATTTGACCGTCCGATTAAAGGAATCTCTTCCATTTCCGGAATTACGTTGGTAACCATACAAGGGATTGGAATGGTTGGTGTTACCGGAATTTCGATGCGACTATTTTCTGCTCTGGCAAAGGTAAATGTAAATGTTATTCTTATTTCGCAGGCTTCGTCGGAAAACTCAATCAGTGTTGCCATTGATGAACAGGCATTAGATTTGGCAGAAAGTGCCATTCGTGAGGAGTTTGAAAAGGAAATAGCTTCGGGGCAGGTGAATAAAATTGAAATGGAGCGAGGTGTGTCGGTTGTTGCCATTGTGGGTGAGAATATGAAACACACCACCGGTATTGCGGGTAAATTGTTTTCAACCATGGGAAAAAGTGGTGTAAATATTATCGCAATTGCACAGGGAGCTTCGGAGTTGAACATTTCGTGGGTAGTTAAAAACGAAGACTTGCGGAAAACACTAAATACCGTTCACGAATCATTTTTCTTGTCGGAAAATGTGGAAGTAAATGTTTTTCTGATGGGAATTGGAACCGTTGGCGGCAATTTACTGCAGCAAATAGAAAAACAGCAGGAACGTTTATTAAAAGAAAAGCATTTAAGGTTAAAGCTGACCGGTATTGCCAATTCTCGAAAAATGCTTTTTAACCGCGATGGAATAGATATTTTGTCGTACAAAGATAGCCTTGAGAATGCCGAAAAAAAGTCGAGCCTGCAGGGATTTGTCGACGAGATTAAAGCCATGAATATTTACAATGCAGTGTTTGTTGACTGTACTGCATCGGATGCGGTGGCAACCGTTTACAAAGAGGTTTTAAGCTCAAACGTTTCAATTGTTACGGCCAATAAAGTAGCGGCTTCATCGGAATATGATAATTACGCTGAATTGAAAAAAATAGCCAAACAAAAAGGTGTTAAGTTTTTGTTTGAAACCAATGTTGGAGCGGGATTGCCAATTATTAATACCTTAAATGATCTGGTAAATTCGGGTGATAAAATTTTGAAAATTGAAGCGGTACTATCGGGTACATTGAACTATATTTTTAATACCATTTCTGCCGACATTCCGCTTAGCAAAACCATTCAAATGGCAAAAGAGGAAGGTTATTCAGAGCCTGATCCGCGAGTGGATTTAAGTGGAGTTGACGTTGCCAGGAAAATTTTGATCCTTGCCCGCGAATCGGGTTATAAAATCGAAATGGACGATATTCAGATCAACCGATTTGTACCGGATGAGCTGTTCGAAGGAACTTTGGATGAGTTTTGGAGTGGTGTTTCGGTTCTGGATGCAGCCTTTGAAGAAAAACGCAAAACACTTGAGGCTGAAAATAAAAAATGGCGTTTTGTGGCCACTTTCGAAAACGGAAAGGCTACAACCCAGCTGCAGGAGGTTGATTCAACTCATCCGTTTTTCGACCTGGAAGGAAGTAATAATCTTGTGATGTACACTACCGAACGCTACCACGAATTTCCGATGTTAATTAAGGGATACGGAGCCGGTGCATCGGTAACTGCAGCAGGTGTTTTTGCCGATATAATAAAAGTATCGAATATTTAA
- a CDS encoding cofactor-independent phosphoglycerate mutase codes for MKHIIILGDGMSDEPLKDFGNKTPLQMAKKPHIDWLAKNGQSGQFKTVPESMHPGSEIANMAVLGYDVEKVFEGRGVIEAASMGVEIKPGDLGLRCNLICIEDDKIKNHSAGHISNEEANELIQYLEEELGSDTVKFYSGVSYRHLMVIKGGIKDFSCTPPHDVPGQPFKPLLPKSKTEQAKATTLLVTDLILKSQLLLENHPVNVKRKAAGKDPANSIWPWSPGYKPAMPTLKEMFGIERSAVISAVDLIHGIGVYAGMQVIHVEGATGLYDTNYEGKAKAAIDALKENDFVYLHIEASDEAGHEGDVELKTKTIEYLDERVVKYILEETAKMDEEVAIAILPDHPTPCALKTHTRDAVPFSIYKPGIQPDSVEVYDEFDTKNGVLGVVQRDEFIKLFLGK; via the coding sequence ATGAAACATATTATAATTCTTGGAGATGGAATGTCGGATGAGCCATTAAAGGACTTCGGCAATAAAACTCCACTACAAATGGCCAAAAAACCACACATCGACTGGTTGGCAAAAAACGGACAGTCGGGGCAATTTAAAACTGTGCCGGAATCCATGCATCCCGGAAGCGAAATTGCAAACATGGCTGTGCTTGGCTACGATGTAGAAAAGGTATTCGAAGGCAGGGGAGTGATTGAAGCGGCTAGCATGGGCGTTGAAATTAAACCTGGTGATTTGGGCTTGCGTTGTAATTTAATTTGCATTGAAGACGACAAAATCAAAAATCATTCGGCAGGTCATATTTCAAACGAAGAAGCAAATGAACTGATACAGTATCTGGAAGAAGAACTTGGAAGCGATACGGTTAAGTTCTATTCCGGTGTTTCGTACCGTCATCTGATGGTTATCAAAGGTGGAATAAAAGACTTTTCATGCACACCACCGCATGATGTTCCGGGGCAACCGTTTAAACCGCTTCTTCCAAAAAGTAAAACAGAACAGGCAAAAGCTACAACCCTGCTGGTAACTGATTTGATTCTTAAGTCGCAGCTTTTGCTCGAAAATCATCCGGTTAACGTAAAACGTAAGGCTGCCGGGAAAGATCCGGCGAATAGTATCTGGCCCTGGTCGCCCGGTTATAAACCGGCCATGCCAACTTTAAAAGAGATGTTTGGTATTGAACGTTCCGCAGTTATTTCAGCCGTTGATTTAATTCACGGAATTGGTGTTTATGCCGGAATGCAGGTAATTCATGTGGAAGGTGCAACCGGTTTATACGATACCAATTACGAAGGAAAAGCGAAGGCAGCAATTGATGCTTTAAAAGAGAATGATTTTGTGTATTTGCACATCGAAGCCAGCGATGAAGCCGGTCATGAAGGCGATGTTGAATTAAAAACCAAAACCATTGAATACCTTGATGAGCGTGTGGTTAAGTACATTCTTGAAGAAACTGCTAAAATGGATGAGGAGGTTGCTATTGCCATTTTACCCGACCATCCAACTCCATGTGCCTTAAAAACGCACACGCGAGATGCTGTTCCTTTTTCAATTTACAAACCTGGTATTCAGCCCGACAGTGTTGAAGTTTATGATGAATTTGATACCAAAAATGGTGTTTTAGGTGTCGTTCAAAGAGATGAATTTATTAAACTGTTTCTGGGGAAATAG